Below is a genomic region from Actinomadura rubteroloni.
TCGTCCGGCGCGCCGCTCACGACGAACGTCGAACGGCTCGGCCAGCCCGCGCCCGCCACGGTGACGCTCGCGCCCGGCACGTCGGTCCGCACGCGGGTCGGCTGGACGGTCGTCCCGACCGGCGCCGAGCCCACCGACGGCCCGTGCGCGCCGACCCCGGCCAGCGTGCGCGTCACGCCGCCCGACGAGCTGGACCACCTCACGATCCCGTGGACCCAGGGCATGGTGTGCGGCCTCGGACGGCTGGCCGTCACACCGGTCGGCGGCGTGTGAGATGCGTGAACCGAGTGGCGTTCGGTCTTGGCGGGCCCCCGCTTTAGCCCGGCGAAGGCGCGCTCGCCTACGATCCGTCCCATGACGGTCCCGCCTGATGAACTCGACCTGGCCGCCGCGTTCCCCCCGGTCGACCGCGACCGCTGGCGGGAGCTGGTCCGGGGGGTCCTGCGCAAGTCCGGGGCGGCGACGGACGACACGCCGCTCGCCGACGTCGAGGGACTGCTGACCCGCGACTCCTACGACGGCGTGCCGCTCGCGCCGCTCTACACCGCCGACGACGCGGTGCCCGGCCGGCCCGGTCTCGCGCCCGCGCCGCGTCCCGTCCGGCCGGACGGCGAGGGCCTCGCGGGCTGGGACGTCCGGCAGCACCACGCCGACCCCGACCCCGCCGCGACGCGCGAGGCGATCCTCGCCGACCTGGAGAACGGCGCGACGTCGGTCTGGCTGGCGCTCGGCGCGGGCGGGCTGCCCGTCGCGTCGCTGGCCGACGCGCTGCGCGGCGTCTACCTCGACCTCGCGCCGGTCGTCCTGGACGCGGGCGCCGAGACCGCCCTCGCGGCCGAGGCGTTCTTCGAGCTGCTCGCGGCCCGGGGCGCCGCCGCGTCGGCCGCCGGGAACCTCGGCGCCGACCCGCTCGGCCGCACCGCGCGCACCGGCGCCGCCGCGCCCGTCGCGGAGGCCGCCGACCTCGCCGTCCGGTGCGTGCGCGGCTTCCCCGCCCTGCGCGCGATCACCGTCGACGCCACCGTCTACCACGACGCGGGCGGCTCGGACGCCGACGAGCTGGGCGCCGCGCTCGCCGCCGCCGTCGCCTACCTGCGCGCGCTGACCGACGCCGGGCTGACCGTGGACGAGGCGTTCGGCCAGATCGACCTGCGCCTCGCCGTCAACGCCGACCAGTTCCTCTCGATCGCCAAGCTGCGCGCCGCGCGCCGCCTCTGGGCGCGGGTCGCCGAGGTCTGCGGCGCGGCCGAGGACACCGCCGCCCGCGTGCACGCCGTGACGTCCGGCGCGATGATGACGCGCCGCGACCCGTGGGTGAACATGCTCCGCACGACCGTCGCGGCGTTCGCGGCGGGCGCGGGCGGCGCCGACGCGGTGACCGTCCGGCCGTTCGACGCGCGGATCGGGCTGCCCGACGCGTTCTCCCGCCGCATCGCCCGCAACACCCAGACCCTCCTGCTGGAGGAGGCGAGCCTGGCCCGCGTCATGGACCCGGCGGGCGGTTCCTGGTACGTCGAGGCGATCACCGACGGCCTCGCGCACGCCGCCTGGGACTGGTTCACCGAGATCGAGCGGGCGGGCGGGCTCGGCGCCGCGCTGGCGTCCGGGCTCGTCGCCGGCCGGGTCGCGGCGACCTGGGAGCGCCGCCGCGCCGACATCGCGCACCGCCGCGCGCCGCTGACCGGCGTCAGCGAGTTCCCGAACCTCGCCGAGAAACTGCCCGAACGCCCGGTCGCGCCGGCGGCGCCCGGCGGGGGATTGCCGGTCGTCCGGTACGCACAGGACTTCGAGGACCTGCGCGACCGCGCCGACGCCCACGCCGCCGCGACCGGCGCCCGGCCCCGCGTCTACCTCGCCGTCCTCGGGCCCGTGGCCGTCCACACCGCGCGCGCGAGCTTCGCCGCCAACCTGTTCCAGGCGGGCGGGATCGAGACCGTCAGCGGGCCGCCGGAGGAGTTCGCCGCGTCCGGCGCGACCGTCGCGTGCCTGTGCTCGTCCGACCGGCTGTACGCCGAGCAGGCCGAGGACGCCGCGCGCGTCCTCAGGGACGCGGGCGCCCGCCGCGTGTGGCTCGCGGGCAAGGGAACCTTCCCCGGCGTCGACGACCGGATCTTCGCCGGATGCGACGCCGTCGCGGTGCTGACGACGACCCTCGGCGACCTGGGAGTGAACCGATGATCCCCGACTTCTCCGCGCTCGGCCTCGGCGACGCCGAGCCCGCCCGCAAGGCCGCCGACCGCTGGCGCGCCGGGGTCGCCGCCGCCACCGGCGCCGACCCGTCCGCGCAGGCGTGGGACACGCCCGAGGGCATCGCCGTCGCGCCGCTGTACACCGCCGACGACCTGGACGGCGTCGACTTCCTCGGCACCCACCCCGGCGTCGCGCCCTATCTGCGCGGCCCCTACCCGGCGATGTACGCGACGCAGCCGTGGACGATCCGCCAGTACGCCGGGTTCTCCACGGCCGAGGAGTCCAACGCGTTCTACCGCCGCAACCTCGCCGCCGGGCAGAAGGGACTGTCGGTGGCGTTCGACCTCGCCACCCACCGCGGCTACGACTCCGACCACCCGCGCGTCGCGGGCGACGTCGGCATGGCGGGCGTCGCGATCGACTCCATCTACGACATGCGGCAGTTGTTCGACGGCATCCCGCTGGACCGCATGAGCGTGTCGATGACGATGAACGGCGCGGTGCTGCCCGTCCTCGCGCTCTACATCGCGGCGGCCGAGGAGCAGGGCGTCAAGCCCGAACAGCTCGCCGGGACCATCCAGAACGACATCCTCAAGGAGTTCATGGTCCGCAACACCTACATCTACCCGCCCGCGCCGTCGATGCGGATCATCTCCGACATCTTCGCGTACACGTCGCAGCGGATGCCGAAGTACAACTCCATCTCGATCTCCGGCTACCACATCCAGGAGGCCGGGGCCACGGCCGACCTGGAGCTGGCGTACACGCTCGCCGACGGCGTCGAGTACATCCGCGCGGGCCGCGACGCGGGCCTGGACATCGACGCGTTCGCGCCCCGGCTGTCGTTCTTCTGGGCCATCGGCATGAACTTCTTCATGGAGGTCGCCAAGCTGCGCGCCGCGCGGCTGCTGTGGGCGCGGCTGGTGAAGCAGTTCGACCCGCAGAACCCGAAGTCGCTGTCGCTGCGGACGCACTCGCAGACGTCCGGCTGGTCGCTCACCGCGCAGGACGTGTTCA
It encodes:
- a CDS encoding methylmalonyl-CoA mutase subunit beta, whose translation is MTVPPDELDLAAAFPPVDRDRWRELVRGVLRKSGAATDDTPLADVEGLLTRDSYDGVPLAPLYTADDAVPGRPGLAPAPRPVRPDGEGLAGWDVRQHHADPDPAATREAILADLENGATSVWLALGAGGLPVASLADALRGVYLDLAPVVLDAGAETALAAEAFFELLAARGAAASAAGNLGADPLGRTARTGAAAPVAEAADLAVRCVRGFPALRAITVDATVYHDAGGSDADELGAALAAAVAYLRALTDAGLTVDEAFGQIDLRLAVNADQFLSIAKLRAARRLWARVAEVCGAAEDTAARVHAVTSGAMMTRRDPWVNMLRTTVAAFAAGAGGADAVTVRPFDARIGLPDAFSRRIARNTQTLLLEEASLARVMDPAGGSWYVEAITDGLAHAAWDWFTEIERAGGLGAALASGLVAGRVAATWERRRADIAHRRAPLTGVSEFPNLAEKLPERPVAPAAPGGGLPVVRYAQDFEDLRDRADAHAAATGARPRVYLAVLGPVAVHTARASFAANLFQAGGIETVSGPPEEFAASGATVACLCSSDRLYAEQAEDAARVLRDAGARRVWLAGKGTFPGVDDRIFAGCDAVAVLTTTLGDLGVNR